A genomic segment from Opitutales bacterium encodes:
- a CDS encoding translation initiation factor IF-3 — translation MPRPGNRRFKSRDRGPRRNDRIRAPEIRVIGPNGKNLGVLETKTALKLAQDAGLDLIEISPTARPPVCRILDYGKYLYEESKKKKDNKKSGTSKLKEVKFRLGIDAHDFDTKIRRAERFLYEGNKVKFTLTFRGRENEHRDLGFGRMENVVAQLEHVGTMDADPKFAGRNLGMLMSPLPKERRKLKLGSLDDEVLDDDDDEEELDEDLSEDEK, via the coding sequence ATGCCTAGACCCGGTAATCGCCGTTTTAAGTCACGAGATCGCGGCCCCCGCAGAAACGATAGAATCCGAGCACCCGAGATACGTGTCATTGGACCGAATGGAAAGAATCTCGGCGTTTTGGAAACGAAAACAGCCCTCAAGCTTGCCCAGGATGCTGGATTGGATTTGATTGAGATTTCACCGACTGCGCGGCCCCCTGTTTGCCGCATCCTAGATTACGGAAAATATCTGTATGAGGAGTCCAAAAAGAAGAAGGACAACAAGAAGAGTGGCACTTCCAAGCTAAAGGAGGTCAAGTTTCGGCTCGGTATTGATGCGCACGATTTTGATACCAAGATCCGCCGGGCGGAGCGTTTTCTTTATGAGGGAAATAAGGTGAAATTCACGCTCACGTTCCGCGGCCGTGAAAATGAGCACCGCGATTTGGGCTTTGGGCGCATGGAAAATGTGGTCGCTCAGCTAGAACACGTTGGAACGATGGACGCCGATCCCAAGTTCGCCGGGCGCAATTTGGGTATGCTTATGTCTCCGCTTCCCAAAGAGCGTCGCAAGCTCAAGCTTGGCAGCCTGGATGATGAGGTTCTTGATGACGACGATGACGAAGAAGAGCTCGACGAGGACCTGTCTGAAGACGAAAAGTAG